TGGCGGCGGCCTGCCAGAGCCTCCAGCCCCAGGTGGTCCTGTTGCCGGCTGACCCCCGCGGCCGGGAGGTGGCTCCGCGGCTGGCGGCCCGGCTGGGGGGTGCTGCGGTGACCGACGTGATCGAGGCCCGGCGGGACGGGGACCGCATCGTGTGGTCGCGGCCGGTGTTCGGTGGCAAGGCCGTGGCCGACGTGGTGCTGAAGAAGTCGCCCCAGGTGGCCACGGTGCGGCCGGGGTCCTTCCCGGCGGCGGAAAAGGCCGGTTCGTCCCCGGCGGAGGTGGAGGAGCTGCCCCTCACCGGCACCGACCGGCCGCTGCGCCGGGTGGAGGTGCGGGCCGCCGACGAAGGCGGCGTGCGCCTGGAGGAAGCCCGGGTCATCGTCTCGGGCGGGCGCGGCCTGGGCGGTCCCGAACCCTTCAAGGATCTGGAGGAACTGGCCCGGCTGCTGGGCGGCGCGGTGGGCGCCTCCCTGGCGGCGGTGGACGAGGGCTGGGCGCCGCCGGAGCGGCAGGTGGGCCAGACCGGCAAGATCGTGGCGCCGGACCTTTACATCGCCATCGGCATCTCCGGCGCCAGCCAGCACCTGGCCGGCATCGCCGGCGCCAAGACCGTGGTGGCCATCAACAAGGATCCCGAGGCGCCGATCTTTGAGGTGGCGCGCCTGGGGGTGCCGATGGAGTATCAGAAGGTTCTGCCGCACCTGATCGAGGAAGTGCGCAAGCTCAAGGCCGGTTGATGCCGGCCCGGATCCCGGTGCCCGGGCGGCGCTACCGCCGCCCGGGGCCGGACCGCCTCCCGGCTTGCGGGTGGCGGCAAGGAGCGAGGGGGGAAGGAGCATGCCGGAGGCGATGCCTGCCGTCGCCGAGGCGACCCGCCAGGTCCAGTGGAACGTTCCCCACAGCTTCGTGTGGGTCATGTACATCAGCATGACCGTGGCCCTGGCGGTGATGGCCTACGGTGCCTGGCAGCGGGTGCGCACCTGGATGGCGGGCAAGCCCGAGGTGCGGTGGGATCGCCCCGGGCAGCGCCTGCGCCGCGTCCTGATCCACGGGCTGGGCCAGGGGCGGCTGCTCAAGGAGCGGCTGCCGGGCATTGCCCACGCGCTGCTGTTTTTCGCCTTCATCGTGCTGTTCATCGGCACCCTGGTGGTGATGATCCACCACGACCTGGGCATCCCCATCCTGCGGGGCCGGTTCTATCTCTACTTCCACAGCCTGACCCTGGACGTGTTCGGCGCCCTGGCCACGGTGGGCCTGGCCGTGTTCTTCTGGCGGCGGTACGTGATGCGGCCGGGCCAGCTGGAGAAGGGCAAGCGGGCCGACTTCCTGCTGCTCCTGGGGCTTCTCGTCATCATGGTGACCGGGTTCGTCCTGGAGGGGATCCGGCTGGTGGTGACGGCCGATCCCTGGGCCCTCTGGTCACCCTTCGGCTACCTGACGGGCCTGGCCCTGGCGGCCCTCCTGCCGGCGGAGGGCGCCCTGCGGGCGGTCCATGCCGGGACCTGGCTGCTGCACA
This is a stretch of genomic DNA from Thermaerobacter sp. PB12/4term. It encodes these proteins:
- a CDS encoding electron transfer flavoprotein subunit alpha/FixB family protein, translating into MILVVQWNGKGLTQGTAELLGGARQLAGDGPVAVAVLGPGAREAAAEAGAYGARAYAADGDLESYGGEAYVATLAAACQSLQPQVVLLPADPRGREVAPRLAARLGGAAVTDVIEARRDGDRIVWSRPVFGGKAVADVVLKKSPQVATVRPGSFPAAEKAGSSPAEVEELPLTGTDRPLRRVEVRAADEGGVRLEEARVIVSGGRGLGGPEPFKDLEELARLLGGAVGASLAAVDEGWAPPERQVGQTGKIVAPDLYIAIGISGASQHLAGIAGAKTVVAINKDPEAPIFEVARLGVPMEYQKVLPHLIEEVRKLKAG